The sequence GGTTTACAGTAATCCCTCATTTCCACAATGGAAAAGATCCAATGATTGACATGCAGAGATCTCTGTCAGACTCTCTgacataaaaattatttttcttatcttctACAGCttaagaaaagagcaaaaattaATAGCGCTGTGAAAGTCATTCCCCTGCCTACCTCTGGGGATGATCTCAAACAAGGAACAATTTGTAGCGTAGCAGGATGGGGACAAATCTCGAAACGTGGGAATAAAATGTCTGATACCCTGAGAGAAGTTAATGTCACTGTCATCAGTAGAAGAATCTGCAATGACAAGAAACATTACAGAAAGGAACCTCGTATAACAGATAATATGATATGTGCAGGATCTAAGAGAGGAGACAAGGACTCATGTCGAGTAAGTATATTTATTGGCATTATCCACACTGACTATGTTAAAAATACAACGTAAAGTAGTAGTTCTTACACACATGGTATATTCCTACCTACAGTTCCAGAAGGAATAATACCACAAAAGAATGAATTTACCAGGGCTGCTTCTTCTaatccttaaaataaaataaatctggaTTTTCACTTGCAAAAATACTGGATGTATCTTAGCACTGATCTAGATTCATTTTGCATAACTCACAAGCAAAAGGTCacactgaagtctttttttaattattattttttgttaatgatAAACTTCTGGAGGAGGGGTTGGtaggaaggaagaggggaaaaaagcattgTCTACATATTTATTTCTACCATGGAGCTAGAGTAAGTTTTAAGTAAGGGACAGATTTTGTAGTTCTTGTAAATCTGAATgacagtttttctccttttttttccagggggATTCAGGTGGACCTTTAATATGCAATAATGTGATGAAAGGCATCACTTCTTTTGGGAAGTCACCGTGTGGTGATCCTGGTGGTCCTGGTGTCTACACTCGAATCACAGACAAATACCTGAAGTGGATAAGGAAAACCATAGGTGGAGACTTACTGACCGGGTTTTGACCAAACTATTTCCTACTTTGTGATTGTGCAACAAAATCTAGCTTTGAaatatgcttttgaaaatagGTTCACGATACTCCCATGATATTCCCATGAAGTTATTCCCACACTGATTTTTAGTATCTTGAAGTTCTTTTAGATGAAATTGCATATATCCATTTTCAGGACAGACATGATTTTAACAGAGCCAGAACACAGCCCTCTGGTAGAATAGCTTTTGCAGTTTGCAGAGCTAAGGGGTCCATTTGTGACTCAAGCTTTCAGCTTCCTTGTGTTGCGCATTCAAAGTGAGCTTTACATGGATGAGCATTTCTGACTCAGTGTCAAATCAAATCAAAGTGTAATTTCtaactttcatttatttgaagCCTCTGCATGCCAACTCTTCATGTAATCtgcattaaataaaagaaatggcaATAAAATCTGTTGCTCAAAGTTGTCAGTTTATGTGGTACACTGTGTCTGTTGCAGTATAGATATTCCATGCCAATAATGTTTGGGATGATCAGCAACattatattaaattaaaaaaaaaaagaaagggggaagggaagggatcGATAAACAGCTGAAAAGCTGACAAGTGACAGAAGTGTCTCAGCTGGAGTATCAACGTGAGTTGAGTGCTGTCTgtattacaaggaaaaaaaaaaaagaaatacattcatagaatcattaaggttggtcCTATGATTCcataggttttttgttttttgtttttgcattacAAATAGCACTTTATCATATCAATACTCCAGCTGAGGCACCTTCATGGTTCCACTACTGCCATTGACAGACATGCAGTGGAATTTTTAAGTGCTTCAGCAGTCTCTTGTGAAACAGCAAACAGATCTATCATGAAAAATGTCTCTCCCCTCCTCTATATTAACAGAATTGTGTATGTTCAATGCTGTGAATGCCTCAAAAATGGGGtagttttatattttgtttctttggggTTTCTAAATTGGAAATAGACATCAACTAAAAGAAAGCAGTCAGTATTCACAAGGTGGATAAATCTAGcatgattttaattaaaaagtctCACTTCATAATGAATAATTGAACATAATTTATAAACATATTATGGGAAAATATGGATTAAAATACAACTGTTTTCACCTGATATCTAGTTACTGAGGAGAGAGAGGGCCTAGTCTACGGGATCCTTATTGAAAGTTTTGATGCTGAAcatctttttaatattttctgtccACTACAGATGTTACACAGTCAGAACTTTTAACATTCCTGATTGTTATTCCTAAAGAGTAGTTACATATGTTTGAGTTACGGACTGAACACACAAACAGGCACATAAGCACAAAGGAGCACAAGCACAGAAGCGAAGCAAAGCGGAGAAGATTCTTGGCCACTGAAAATTGCATCAGTGAAACTAACAGGACAGCTGGCTCACTGGCCTACTATACCCAAAGCGatgactttatttttgtcttaaacACCCAGGAAATGAGTAAAACAACCCAGAATTTTTCCATTCCCTTGTGGTGCAAACTACCAAATCCTTAGTTAGGAAAGAATTGATTACAAAAtccctcagaaaacaaaaagtctttATAAGTCTTGTGAAAAATCTGCAGCTGATCTTCAAAACAATCAATCATCCAGGGCTATTTCACTCTCCTCACTGATTAGTCTTACTTCattattttactctttgccCAATTTTTCACTCTCCAACTTCCATCCTGCTGTCTCATTTTCACCTTATTGCTTCCTGCCCCCAGTCTGGAAGTCACAACCAGCAAAGCTGAATGCAACTCCACCACTACAAGAGGGAGCCCATGCAAGTTTATGTAACAGAGAATCTCAGTAGGAATTAAGATCACATGTGTCAGGTAGATTAAGTGTGAAGATCAGTCGATTACATTTTGACATCTAGCATGCAACAATTCCTACTCACTGTGAACCAGGAAGTGAAAAGGTTTATGTTTATACAACATTAAATAAAGCAGTGTAATATTTATCTGAGTGGCATCAAGTCAGATTGTGTAGTGGCAGGAGTGCATTGATGTGCAGAACAAAGGCATTTCCTAATAGGATTTTCCGTAGTCAATTTCACTGCAGCACAGTCAGATAACCACTTTGTTATACTGTCAGTGAAGTTTTTCTGGttctaaaaatgatttttgttctgAAGGTTTGGATTCCATATGAGTTGTAAAATGCTCCACATCAGACAGGACTGTGTGGATGTGGCCTAGGTTTAAGCCATTTATACTTTATCATCCATATCACTTGTGGAGACTCAGCCTTTAGTGCATACAGACCACAGGTGCAGAACAAGCTGGCCTCTTAGAAATGGATTCTGAACTTTGTCTGAGACTAGCCTGGGTCTGAACAGGAGTCAGCATCAGGCAAAGTATCACCAGCAGGAAAAGAGAGGGGATTCTTCCCATTAACTTGACATTGGTGAGATCAcctctggagtgctgtgtctaGTGCTGTCCTACACTACAGTAGTCCAATGGAGGGCCACCAAGGTGATGAAGGGCATGCAGCAATTTCCCTATGAGGtcagagagctgggactgttcttTCCAGAGAATAGAAGGCTCGGGATTTTACCAGTGTCtgtaaatacctgaagggagggtaTGAAGAGGATGAAATTGGACTTTTTTCAGTATTGCCAGTGCCAGGAtgagaggcaatgggcacaaactggaacaccaGAAGTTCCTTCTGAAAATCAGTAAGCATTTAtctgctgtgcaggtgatggagaaCTGATgcaggctacccagagaggaTGTAAGTTCTCCTCCTTGAACATCTTCAAAAGCTGCTTGGACATTGTTCTGTGGACCCTGCTCTGGCAGCCCTGCTTAAGTAGAGTTGGAGCACATAAATCCAGAAGTCTCTGCCTATCTCagcaattctgtaattctgtgaacTATAGACTAGGCACATGGTATGCAATGAGCTAAAAAATACACCATGTTATACAAGGAGGATGTCAAGACCTCACATTTTGCCCAGGCCTTCATATTTTAAGATCTCAGCACAGGCAGAATGAGGCAACTACACGTGAACATCGATTGATTTTCAGCAACTGTACTCTCTATGTCTGCAGGTATTCAGCAACAGTACCTATAAAGTTCAGTGAAGCAGAAGCATGCCACTCGAGTCCTCAAATTCCTATTTGGAAAGATAGATGCTGGTCATACAGAAGAAACTGACTAGAAGAGGCATGTAAGTATATGTTTAATTTGACTACAGATTAGACACAGGCTGGAATTTAAATATATGCTTAAATGTTTTCTCAGATGTGGTCATAAAATAGGACTACAGTGCACACATAAAGAATTTCATGGGCTATTGACTAGttctggagaaataaaaaacttCTCCCTCTGTCATATATTGTGTTGAAATACTTCTGGGGCCAATACTGCTTCACAACTCAATAATGAAGTTGGATAATTAAGTACTGAGCAATTCTCAGTTTGAAAAtaagttgttgggtttttttttcaacagatgAACATCTAACAAAATATGCCTAACTTCATTGTTGACCAGTTCCTTCTCCACCACAGTCCTCCatcctcttttcttttatttggcAAACCAACATTTAGGTACCATCAAAGGACAGAAAGAATTTCTGGGGCAATTCCTGAAATACCTGAGTAAAGAACTGAATTCCACAGCTTTTCTCCCAAtcaaaaaagagaagattttttttaacattaaaaaaaaccaacctttaaaattgtataaaatactattttgattatttaaatTGGATTCTAAATAATTAGTCAAATATTACAAGATATATTACTTGTATTTATACTTATATTACTATGTATTATATATGCTAAgattactacttctctgaaagggtggtcaggcactggaatgggctgcccagagaggtggtggagtcaccgagcctggtggtgttcaaagagtgtttggatgttgtgctgagggacatggtttagcgagaaccattggtgaagggtgaatggttggactggatgatcctgtgggtcttttccaatcttagcgattctatgattctatgattaggaGACAGGCACAGGAGAAATTAGTTCCCATTCTTAGACATCAGCCTCTTCATagtaatttcaaaattaataatcactgttctcattttctaaCCTTTTCTCAAGACAGCACAAGGTGACCACAGAAACAGTAACTTGGTGGCAGATTTATTGTAAATTGGTAACTTGTTAGGTAAAAAAGATGAGTGGTCTCAACCTGCCAGACCTAAAATTAGTGATCATGTGACTTACGAATATCAGATAAGGTTTTTAAAATGATGAGAACTAAAGACAAGAGAGTTTCACTTCCACTCCAGAGGTGCCTGTGTGCCCTGTGAATGTTGCTCATCTCTTTTCAAGCATTTGACCAACAGCTTAATTTTCCATGAGATGATATTGACCTACATCCCTTATATCCCATTTTCTCACAGGAAAGACACTAAATATATTACAACTGGGATAAAACCCTAATGAGTTTCTGAGCTCACAGAGTTTTTAAGACACAAATGCAAGAGTGAATCCTTGCCTCTCTTCATTTCTAATAATGAAATCTAAGCTCTAGAGATACTTATGGCTAAAATATCACTTGGAATACCTCTAGAGAATTGCATTTGAATAGCATCTGAAGACCAAACCTGACATCCTTTCTTAGCTGTTGACAGTACGTAGGTATTTTGCAGACAAACTCATATTAAAGTCCAAGAGGTGTGGCATTACCTAAGATTCATACAAGAATGACAGATGCCAGATTTGCGGATACCCAGAACTAAACTGCTACCCTTAAGGGATAAAAAAACATAACTGCTGTGCTTCTCTGACTATGCCTGTCTGTCTTATTAACAAGTTGATAACAAAACTATGGATATTAATAGAATTAttatgcagttatttttatttccaaacatcTGACAAACACAGTAggtggatataaggaaaaaattctaAATCCAATACAGATTACTTAGCTAGTAAAGTTAATTATCATTGCTATTACAAAAATTATAAAGAATTGTCAAGAAatcatttctttgtatttagCATTATATATTTTGCTAAGATCACTAGAAATGTAGGCAGATTCTATACTATGGGCTATGTGAAATATGGAACAATCCAGTCCCTTGGACTGGTATCTGCTGATCCCAGCCCTTCACTGATTCCATCCAATTTAAGCAGCCTGGCACATGGATGCTAATACAGATGCTCAGACCATGTAAAATTACAAGGATCATAGCTAAAGCAGGACCTAAGACCTTATGTTGGTGTGGGGTAGATTCCACCCATGCTTGCTagtttaatgaaaacaaatatgatGCTATTGTTCAGagttagaatttttttttcccactaggCTAAGTAAGACAAGCTACTAGCATTTCATATGATGGACTAATGGGGAAAATTGCTTTACTCTTGAAAAAATGACACTATCTTTTGCCatgtttcagttggaaggaTTACACATATTTTGAATTACTGAATGAGTGGAATACATGAAATCATttgctttcaagaaaaataagtcaCAAGAATGAGCTCTAAtaatcattagaaaaaaaaaatcttattttttttcattgctctCTTCATACTCATGGCATTTCCACAGACAAGCTATACCATCAGCAGCAACCGAAAAGAGCCTCCTCTGATCTGGGCTCAAGGCCATATGCAGGACTCTCCCCTTAtgacctgaaaaataaaatatgttaataAAAAATGCTAAGATACATTACGATTTTACACAGAGATTGTCAATCACTTTTTCTACCTACATCCACAGCAGAGAGTGTTCTGCTTTTACTGGACCAGGTTGACACCTTGCAAGATGTGAAAAGATAGCCTTTTGTATAGAGTATTTTCACATTAAGAAAGAGCTGAAGGCACTATTTTCCTTTTAGGGACCAGGCTTTAACTTCCAGGACTGAACCACACTGAAAAGACATTTATGTTAAAGGAGAACGTGAAACCTGCACTCTTGATTCTTCACTGCATTTATAACGTAAGTCTCATCTGTGTTTGGTAACGAGTCTGACTGCTGAGCTTTCCCATCTGGCTCCTTAAGCCTCACAGACAGTTAGCAGCTGATCCAACAATTACAAGATAGTAGTTCCAGCTGCTGCATTATTACTGTTAAGAAGATATTTTAACAGTGATCCCAATGAACAATTTATTGAAATTttacatttggttttgtttgcagttGGAGAAAGTTTTGGCAGCTTTAGCTGAAGGCCAGAAGCTACCCTAGACTAGCAGCACAATTAATGTACAAAACTCATTAACTCAGTTATACAAGTGTCTCCGTAGAAGCAACTGACTTTGAACTAAAGAAATTGTTTGATGCTAAACTAAGACTACTGAAATTTGCTTCACAACTCTTACACAGACCTCCTGTATGATCTTGCACAATGTCACTCCTAGAAAATCCATGGACATTTTAGGCACATGGGGCACACACATGGGGAAACTAGATACATTTTTACTGCAATTTCCTGGCCATTAGCTTATCTGGAGGACCAGTCATCGACAACAATATAGCTGACACAGACacctaagagaaaaaaatgaggattttGAGATGTAGTGTCCCTCATCTAAAACAGACCAGATGAgtcattctttctgaaaagaaatgaaaagttatgaagaaaggctgtgtTGTTTTCAGCCTCTGCACCTGAATTATCCATGAACACAATGGAGgtgacatttttctctctaGCTCAAAACAGTATTATGAAGATAAGCATGTGAAGAACTGCAAGGCCTTCTGAAACTGTAGGATTTATCACAGTAGCTCTTCATGGAGATGCATAAGACTGCAGACCAAAAGCAAGATTCTGCTATACAGGTCTTGAGAAACATTCCCCGCCTAAACTTTGTGACTAGAATTTTGATACCACcattaaattatttcagtaggtattattttaaagctttgaTCCTTCTCAAGCTATTAAAGATTACATGATCTTTGTCGATATCATAAAACTATGAATTTACAAAGACAGCAAATTCCTTACACGCTTGTTCCATTCAGTGTCTCTAACACTTTTGAAGAAGGACCCTGTAGATGTGGTCTTTGGACCACGACATTGACTGAGAAACTTAATACTAGTTTCAGTCAAAGAGTTGGGGGAtcagaagaaatcagaaaattcaaaattatATATTTCCATACTTTCTGAGTGGAGAAGGCTGGAGTTTTACACCACTGTTTGAAGACTACACCAGggtatttttcaaagaaattgcatattttgttttattatatattttctttgataaaaacaacttttctaAGTTCTGTGGAGATTCCAAAATGAACCCTTCCTTCTAGTAAATTGCTCTAATAGTTCTATTAGAAGTGTACCAAAAATAGACTCTATAAAAAGATTAGTATTGGTCAGAATTCTGTTATGCTCAGTAATAAGCAATCTCAATTACTAAAGTACTTAACAATGCCTAATGAGCTTCATTCCTACTGAATGTTTTCAGGATATTCAGCATTCTACAGGATTCAACAACAAAATTCAGTTAcatttatctgtttatttattgGTTGTAGAACTCAGCTGTTAAATGTTGTCTGAGGCTGATTTAGAACCATCTCACAATCATCcatcacaatatttttttttgacCATGTTTCAatatgttgtctttttttttttcatattcactTTCTTAAAATAAGGTTGTAAGCAGAAATGTATCTTTGTAAGAATtacctgttcttttttttttcatgaaaaatagtttattttgcAGGTAAGTAAACAGAATTGGAAACAGGATGATAACACCCCAGCTTCACCAAATTAACAACACACTTTTCTTATACAATAAATGCTGCTGAAGGTAAATCTA comes from Gallus gallus isolate bGalGal1 chromosome Z, bGalGal1.mat.broiler.GRCg7b, whole genome shotgun sequence and encodes:
- the GZMA gene encoding granzyme A isoform X1 — its product is MRIYIRVNTGGHQADTMGVFFTLSTSAAIVLLILPGDLCVDIIGGHEVAPHSRPFMAMLKGKEFCGGALIKPSWVLTAAHCNLKGGRVILGAHSRTKREEEEQVIEIAEEIRYPDYCPERKEHDIMLLKLKKRAKINSAVKVIPLPTSGDDLKQGTICSVAGWGQISKRGNKMSDTLREVNVTVISRRICNDKKHYRKEPRITDNMICAGSKRGDKDSCRGDSGGPLICNNVMKGITSFGKSPCGDPGGPGVYTRITDKYLKWIRKTIGGDLLTGF
- the GZMA gene encoding granzyme A precursor, which encodes MGVFFTLSTSAAIVLLILPGDLCVDIIGGHEVAPHSRPFMAMLKGKEFCGGALIKPSWVLTAAHCNLKGGRVILGAHSRTKREEEEQVIEIAEEIRYPDYCPERKEHDIMLLKLKKRAKINSAVKVIPLPTSGDDLKQGTICSVAGWGQISKRGNKMSDTLREVNVTVISRRICNDKKHYRKEPRITDNMICAGSKRGDKDSCRGDSGGPLICNNVMKGITSFGKSPCGDPGGPGVYTRITDKYLKWIRKTIGGDLLTGF